In Syngnathus scovelli strain Florida chromosome 16, RoL_Ssco_1.2, whole genome shotgun sequence, the genomic stretch TTTGGAATGAGATAGCACACAAGGTATGTAGCGAATACAtgtggtgagtgtgtgtgtgtatgtgtgtgtctgtgtgcgtgtaacacagagttacaattttttttcattggttgCATATTTTTCTTTCTGCCTCCCAAAAAATCGTGGGTGTGTTTGTCTTTCGGTGTTTGTGCGGCACAATCCTTGACATCCCGTCTTAAGTGTGgagaattttttgggggggagggtggATATTTtgaaaccttaaaaaaaaaaaaaatgtgtgtacgTATGTGTGAGATGTCAAATTTAATGGAACGCGCAAAGCTCAGATCActcgctatgtttttttttttcttttgtctatgCTGCAGTGAAAGCCACACTAATTAACCATAGCAAGTATTCAAAGAGCAATGTAAAGCTGCAAATGAgaagaaaatgtcttttttttttttttttaaatagaaatgtttaaagaaaaaaacgttttaaaaaTACCTAGTTCAAGAACTGCATGTGCTATGTGCATGCCACACTGTGGGTTAACAGTCATCTTCAGGacataaaagaaaaacagactAATGAATTCATagatattggaaaaaaaaagatatataaatagatgtttttaaaaaaaaaaaaaaagcaaccttttttttcttctatttttgaaaacaaaaaatattacaaaaaaagGACCAAAAAAAGGGGGATCAAAACACAAAAGAGACTTTggtgagagttttttttttttttttcttgttatggGCTCAAGGCACAACACAATGTTGAATGTTGAAGACACCAcagaatatgaaaaaaaaaaaagaaaagtgcagATCCAATGATGATAATGTGTTTTGTTGATCTTTTTCTTGTGGGGAGACGAGTAGCTATGGAAGTGCTGATCTCTCAACCACTCTGTCCTTttctctctcctgttctctctttcACGCTCTTatctctcctgtcactctcaacCTGTCTCACCACGATTTCTACCAGTGCATTTTGTAATTCCAAACAGAACTCTTCCtaaagaataataaaaaaaaataacaaaaaaaaaacctgagagAATGCACACTGGGTTGTCTGGGAGTCATTTCTGAGTCACATTGTTTTGAGATTTTGTTACAATTATATGAAGGGTTAAACCCAAAGTTTGGCCCTAATATGCTTTTCATATTTACAAAGTGTGTAATGGATAAATATGAAAACAATGACTTTGAATAGTTTatttttgattgatttattgtctctttatttcagtttatttttatttattgtcttaTTCTTTGGTCACCAGGATATAGAGAAAAGCAACCAGTTGAAATTGCCTGCATTCTGTAAAGCGGCCGACAGATGGCAGCGCTGACTGAGTAAGTGTAAAATCAGAAAGTagatcacactttttttttttttttggtcactggTACCCACCCACACGTAAACATTTACCAAATAAGGGATAATGAAAATGATCATGAATAGATGGATGGGTTCCCCTCATGACTTGTCACTGTGTAGGAAAAACCAAACTTGAAGAAAGAACTTGTTACAAATCTTTTATTAAGATATTCATCATTGACTCCATTTGGACACGTTCTCTTTATTTTACAGTTTGTTAATGTGCAATTACCGTCGATAATGTTGGGTCACAGTTACGGGGCTTTCACAAAGTTATTGGCACTTGGAACACAGAAAGAAGAGGTGGATCGGCGCTGCAGGGTTTAACACGGGGGTTGGATTGGGTCGGGTTGGGTCGGGTTGGGTTGGGGGGGGCCAAGCCAGTACCGTACTGCGCGGGTTGGTTGTCAACGAGCAGCGCCGTTTCGGGGCGGGTGGGTGGGTAAATACTGGATATAGCTCATGCTCTGAGTGGACAACAAACAATCTTACCTCTACGTGTGTCTATGCATTATATACAGTATTCctctatacatgtatatatgtatcatatttatatatgtaccGTTGTGTGACACAAGGATGTCCATGCCATGCCACGCCACACCTTATATCATCACTTCAAGTGTGTAGGTCTACGCGTGAGAAGTGTAAACGCCGTTTGAGAAAGAGAGATAAAAGAAAAACACCTTCTCAAAGCTTCGACTCGATGCACActaatgatgatgtcacagaaaAGTTTGGAGTGGGCGCGGCCACAGTGGAATCTTGCACTGTGCTGACGTAAAAGACGAAGGAAAATAGTGCTGATTCACAGCTACTACTGCAGTGTGAGAGCCAATGAGTCATCCGTTTCAAATGGATCAGTCTGTGCCATGCTGATTTGGGACCTCGTTATTAGTCACACTTGGAAGTATTCTTGGTTTAAGCAAtttcaaaagaagaaaaattcaGTGCAAAACTGAAGGGCATTTTGGGATTAGTTCTATAAACATTTACAATCGACAGTGACGGTATGGTGACAACTTTTAAAAGGGGATCAATATAATAACAAGTCATTGGAAAGAATTCTGCTGATCGTAAGGAATTGATTGTTGAATATTTGGAGAACCACGTTGGATGTTGGAGCGAGTGGGGGGCCAGTGGAGGTACTGCCCCCCTCTGAGCATACTCAGGCCAGATAATTGCCTTGCATTTATTATTTTCCAAATATTCTGAGGGAGTATCATTAAGAATAGTAACATGGGAGATTTGTAGAAGAACAAAACTGAATGGGGGAGTTGTCTTGACTCCAGCGATTCACTATCAATTCCATATAGTCAACTAGATTCTTGGTTTTCTGCTCAAGCCAAATTCTGAGGTCATTTCAAAAGCAGacaacaaataaatgtcaacaaaaaTGTAGCAAGCTAGCGAGCAATTGAAAGTTGAGTCCAAGCCTGGAAGCACAACAGTCTTCAAAAGATACTACAGAGGTAAGTGGAGTGCTTATGTGAGGTTTTGTAGTTATTTACTGCTTAATACCAAGTACTGCatctctgttttgttttgtttttgtaaatctCATAACACGCATTCCTGCCTGTGGTTTCAGAAAGAATGAACAGGGTGATGCATATCCAAGTGAGGTTAAACTGGCCAGGAATGGAAAAAAGAAgtcagcgccgccgccgccaccgccgcgacGGCTTTCCTGAAGACGCAGTCTCGGTAACAAAGTCGCTCGGCAACGCAAACATTGAATTCAACCTTGCCGCTAAAAACGGAAACGTGTGCAGATTTGTAGGGAGGAAAGGACAAAATTCCACCTAAACGGCTCCAATTACGACACGCCACTTGTCAATAAGGTGCACAAACTGCCGGTTCTTCTCCCTAAGGTGCGAAAAAGCTCCACCCTGCCTCGTATGAACCAAATACAATCGCACAAACACACCGattccccaaacacacacacacgcgccgaGAAAACCCAACTTCTGACTTCTTCGTACCTAGCAAAATTCTGCTTATTGATCTCCGTTGAAAAGGCACATTCcataaataccccccccccccccccttcacccGTAACATGATTAGAATACAAAGTACAGTAGTCGTTTTGGGGGGCCTTAACTTCCCTGCACATCATTGTCAAAAAACAGTCAAGCCATCCAATGGCGTCTTTCTGCTTTTTAGCTCGTGAACAGAAGATGAAATGCGTCAAAAAGTAGCAGTTCCACTGCCCATTCCATCCTTCTGCACCCAAAAAACGAAAATCAGCACAAATCATGAAGGGCGCCGTGATGCCGTCCGTATTCTACTCTCCGCTGTAAAAAATGAGTCGCCGCCTCTTTCTTGGACAAAACGTCGGGAATTTAAAACAATCCCcgtcctcgctcgctcgctcgctcgcgcgtGCGTCACAGCGGGCCTTGGCACTCGTACAAATATAACTTGTCTTCTAAAAATATGACCATAAGATTTTCATTAGAATCGTCTGCTCGCGGGCTCTCTGATCGCCGTTCAAGCTTgctaaaaatatagaaaaacaAACGATGGGGTGGATTTATGTAACAGTGCATCGCAACAAAGATAGATTTGGTCAAAATCATTTGTGGGGACTGGAAGATGACGTTGGAGGAGGACAAAgtagtgttctttttttttaacattgacTGGCAATTTGGAATACAAGTCGACATTCGCactgggggggtaaaaaaaaaaaaaataatgccatCAACGCTTACATTCAATACACACTACTAACTATGGAAAGACTTTTGAGCATTTGATAGCCTTGATATCCACTTTAAGGTCCTTGTACTAGTTGATAAAGCGTTACTAGTAAGACAGCCCAACTAGTACTTGTCGAGCAGCACAGACATTAAATTCAATACAGCTTTAAAGCTCCAACATGATTTCAGATCCTTGATTTACATCTTAAGGTTCGATTGGGAAGCCAAAAGTGGCCAAAACTAGTAGTGATGTGACGAAAACAGATTTAATACCTGCACGTTAAGATGGAAATCAAGCTCtttgagcatttattcaatAGTTAATACTAGTTGAGTCTAGTCTTGTTACTAGTGCAGTACAGTAGTTACTAAGTTTAATTGCAAAGCAATAGGCCAAAACTAGTGCGCAGACTTCCAGCTGGATATGAAGTGCATGGAATCAATGCTCCAAGGGCCTTTCCGTAAGCTAAGCGACTCGCTTGCCGCGCAACCTCGGGTGGGTTCTCTCGTCAACTCGTTCGTCCCACCAGCACTACTGGGAATGTATTTCATACGCAACAATCTATGTGCTTACACACCTTAAAAGGAGAAGGAGAGGCGCCCTCGGACGCTCTCCCTCCTCTCCAGAAGCGCCGTTATAGagtcagaaaagaaaagcaaaagtCGTTTCTATGTCCCGGTTACAGCCGTAGCGGTGGCGTATCGACAGTCACGTGTGACAGTGAGGAGGTGAGCGCAAGTGGCTGGCCCAGCGCGCTCAAAATAACGCGCCCACGTCCCCGCTCACGCCCGGGAGCGATTCACCTGAAGAGCCGCCCGACTCGgccccggccgaggcttccagggaGGCGGGGTCGAAGGCCGGCTCGGCGCCCAGGGTGTCGTCCTCGGCTTTCACGCCGTCGGAGAGGAAGGCGGAGTAGGCGTCGCTCTCGGCGATGAGCAGCTTGAGCTTGGGGATCCAGCTCTTGCGCACCACTCGCCGGGCGTTGGTGCACATGTCGGCGGCGATGGCGTTCATCTCGCTCTCTTTGAAGCTGGTGGCAAAGTTCTGGCAGTAAACTGAGGCCAGGGAGAGAAGCGCGACGTTAGCGGGGCCATCAGCGGGAATGGCACGTTTCAAATTGGCTCACATTTAACTGCGTGCAGCACTCGGTTGTCCAGGGGCTTGCGGCTGGGGTCGTTGGTGGAAGAGCGAATACCGGTCCCGCAACTGTTGGCCAGCGTATTCCTGAATTTCAAACAAAGAAAGGTTTCCATCCACGCTATTGATTCAAGCATGAAAACAAAGCGGCGGGGACCGACCTGTCAAAGAAGGCGGCCAGCAGCCTCCTCAGCAACACTTTGTGTCTGGTCCCTGCGCTCACATGACAGTTCATCAGCTGGGCCCGGGAAATAAAGACAGAGGTACCTGGCGACACACaaaattcattcatttcatCCTCTCTATCGTTCATTCCGACTGAAGATTGCAGGTGCGGATGGATGGCAACAGTTCATTGACGCTTACCTGAGACCAGCTCGAGTTTCTCAGCAGGATCTCCCTCTTCGTACAGTTTGGGATGACAGCGGTTGCCGATCTGAGCGATCAGCTCCGCCGGGAGACAAGTGAGGTCTCGGCCGCGCATACGGCCCCGCGTCTCCGTGTGGTCGGGGAGCGCCTCCACCCGCTCGCCTGCGGCTGAGGAAAGCCGAAAGGTCAGAGAGGGCGGCGAGCACACGGCACgttgcggcgcggcgcggcgtggCGTTTACACACATTTACCTGCAGCTCCCATGTTGAGCATGCTGTACATGGTGTACATGTTGCAGATTTGCCTGTACTGCTCTTCGGCGCAGTCCTCCGcgccttcttcctcctcttcatcgtCGTGGTAGCTGATGGGCGAGTCACTAGCATAGGTGCTCAGGGTGCCCGGGCTGGCGCCCTCGGACACGCCCGCTCCGGACACGGAGGTGCCGTTGGTGCCCGCGCTGGCCACCATGGTGGCCGTGGCGCCCATCCCCATGGCCAGCCCGAGCGCTCCGGGGCTCTGGATGGCACTGCCTCGCACCGCCTCCTGGGAGTAACGCGCCGCCTTTCTGGCGCCCCCTCCTGCCCCGGAGCCGCCTCCGCCGCCGTCGCGGCTGCTGCCACCTTCCCACAACCGCTTGGCCACGGGAGTGCAGAGCACGGAATgagcggcgccggcggcggcttcCGGTTGGCTGGCAGGCTGCTCCGTCTTCACCCGCGACACTAACGGGAGAGGCGTTAAGCAGGCGGCGGGCCGGGCTGCACCGCTACCCGTCTGCGTGACGGGGCTCTGAGGTTCAGATGGCGGGGCCTCCTCGGCATTTAGTCCCTGGGAGTCGCAACTGGGGGAGGAGACCTGAagatgaacgtaaacacaaattctgtAAGCAAAAACTGGACCTTGGTTGCATAAAACACACagcagcttttatttttttattaatttttttacctTGAGGAAGAATTCGGTGCCTTTTTCCATGATCTGTTGGATCTGCAGGAAGCCAGCAGTGTACATGAGGAGGAACTGGTCGCCCACCGTCATGCTCAGACGGCCCGTGTAGCAGAAGGCCAAAATCTGTTGGAAGCTCTGGGGCTGCACGGCCGGTGGAAGCTCCACCACCGTGGGGCTGGCCTCGTTGCCGCTACCGCCGCCGTTGCTGAAAAGGTCCCGGAAGTAAGAACTGCTCGCAGCCAAGACAGCACGGTGAGcctgttaacaaaaaaaaaaggagtctgGTCAGATTTGACATAACGTATTGTATAAAGTCATAGTAATACAGAATGCAAACAAagggttaataataataataaaaaatcaatATTAGTCCAACGCTAATTGTGAAGCGGTTTGGAACTTTTGGATGAAATTGCACAGGCGTACCTTGAAGGCATGCCCCTTTACCACCACAGAGACATCACAATAGAGGCCCTGCAGACGCTGCTCGTTCAAACACTCTAAAACGTTGTTGCCAAAGTTTGGGATCGCCATCTGGAGGGTCTGGGCCATGGTGCGCCAATGCACACCAACAAAGGCTCTGTTTGGGTGGGAAGAGACACCAAAATAGACATCAATGCACACAAGTACCACCTTTAATGCCCATTGCTTGTCCTCATATTTGGACAAACTGAGGTCATTCTGGAGCATATTTGTGATCAACTCATTGTACATTTGCGATTTGGCGCACGCAGTTCTTCGCACAGTCCTACGGAAGACGGTTCACGGAATGACGATATTTGTTGAAGATTTGGCGGATAATCTGCATTCCATTAATCCTATACGTCACGTCGGCCTCTCAGGAGCCCGTCACAGCCGGAGCTCTATGAAAGCCTGTTTTATGTTCTGTCTTCTATGAGCCATAAAATCCAGTGTCCTTAGATAACTGGGTCATGTGCTGTTATTCTCTGCATGCGTGCGGCGGCggcagtggcggcggcggcggcggcgacaaaGCGCCGCACATAGCATGAGTCTATTCGCTGTACACCAAACGCCCAAAAGCAAATATCTTGCACTGCAACCTTTCAAAGCCACTGCAGGCAGGCAACTCAGCAGATAGACATTTAAGTGTGGGAGCTCAAATGTTGCCCAAACCATTCCTTGACTTTTGATgtcaaaagcaaacaaaatgcaTGGATGGCAGGAGTGACCAGAGAGAGGGCTACTGAGAGCAGCCCCATCATATCCAAAGCCTTTCATTTGGGACTTAGCCAAGCTCCAGGGTAAAGAGAAATGCTCTCTTTGTCTCACTCCAGCTCCCTCTCCCTCATACTAAAACACAGATGCGCACACACCAACTCAAACAAACCCACAAAAGGCACACACTGACTCGCACACAGACAATACAGCTTGTTTACGGATTGGCGAGCCGCAGTGAGCACACATGCTTGCACatgaagacacacaaacacaggctTTGGCGAGGAGAAGGGGGggcggagaggggggggggggggtgcacacaCAGTTTGCTCTGACAGTGAAAGAGATGTGACGGAGTGTGCATGCGTCTTCATGCACCAAGGAGGGGCAAACGAGTCTTGAAGCGAATAGAGGGATCATCCCAGGTCGCAAAGCCAAGTCAAACGAAAACGTTCAAGCGGCCTTACTAGGAAAAGTGGGACAACGAAGCACGCTTAAAACCTTTCCATCACgtctgctaaatgacttgcatgctTTTTTCCAAGCAGTCCCTTTGTAAGGGCTTATAAAACGAagcagccttttttttcttccgactGCTGGACTGTCATTGCTGCAGCTGGCACACGATGCTGACTTTCTGCAGACATTTCCTGGTTCATCAACTTATTGCAGACGTTATATGCCTGCGTTCAAAAGCGCCTATGATTATTATGACTATTATTACGACTGAGACATTGTGCACAAGCATCCGCGCTGATGTGTTTTACCCGAAAGGGCTGCTGGGTAAACAGGGGCACGCGAGGACTCCGAACCGTGCCAGTCTACCAGCcggccggtcggccggccggggtcTCTCGACTGTCGGCTGGCACCGGAGGCGACGCGAGGGAGGCGGCACGGGCTGGCAGGCAGCGAGAGCCCGGCCGGCGAGTGCCAGGTTGTCCCGGACGTGCGGTCAAATTGCACGCCTGTGACCGCAAAAGACCCTCGCTCGCGAATGACTAATTCGTCGCGCCAGTCTCGTGGGACCGACTGCAAGAGACGTTGATCGTCCtctccgctccgctccgctcgGCTCCGCAGCGGGCCTGGAGAGGTAGCTAACGGCTAAAGCTAACAGTTAAATATTTTGGGCGGACCATCCGCGGCGTGCACAGTCAATCCaccaaaatgtcaaacatttCCACGACGGTGCACAGTCGTAAAGACATGCAGGCGACTTACTGTCAACGCGGGCGAGGTTGCTCGGCTGCGACGTCGCTTCTCATGCACCCAAACGTggcttatttaaatattttggtGATGGGGGAAATCGCTCCCCCTGCCAGTCTCCATTCTACCGACATCAACAGGTCATCCCGGGACACGCAGCAGCTGAGTGCGAGCCAGACGGAACCAGTGCGGCAGCGAGCGGGGGTGggggagggacggacggacggcgcaCAACAACGAGCGATTCTTCCTTCCCCAAGTGGCGACCGCCAACCCGACCGCCCGCTAACGAGGGCTCTCTTGGCGCACACCTGAGCGCCGCCGCATTTTTGGCGTGATTGTGACAAAGAGCTGCATGGCGCAGGGCAGAGATTTGTCCGTCTCGCTTTGTGCGGCTGGGGGGAGTCGCAGACAATCTGGACTCGTCCCCTACTTTCCCCCGAACTTTAAATGTCCCGTATCAGCCGTAttcttcatcgtcatcatcgtcagcaACCTTGACGTGAAGCGCAGACTGGCCCTTCCCACACTTGGCACCCCCTCCCATCCCCGTCATCCATCCTTCTTggctccctcctcctcttcctcctcctctgcttCCGTCGCGCCGCCGCCGGATCCTGAGAcgaccccctcctcctcctaccTTGCACGCGAGACCCTCGCTCGCCCCCCATCGATTGGAACTGGGGCGATTGTCGGGATCCCCTGTGACTGCGGAACACCGATGGCGCAGAGTTCGTGAAGACTTGCGCCTCGTTCCATCGCATGACTGCCAGGCCAGAAGACTCACGAGCATGCTGGCCCATCCCGAGCAAAATTCCATTCTGGGAGACCTCTATTTTCATGCCTGCCAATAATCACAATTGTAGCATCTGTTTGTGTAATTAAAGACTAAAGATCAAACTGTTGACACGAGCAGAAGCGCAATGCTGCCCACTCCACCAAAACAGGCCCATCTATTCCCGTTATCAATCAGAGTTTGCAAAAGTACTCCAACTACTTAAAGGGGGAATCAAGTGAAAATATGTTTGAACAAAATTGTGTTCCATGCGCCCCCACTCTTCTAAACACAGCattttgattaatattgcatttgtggaatatgaattaagatgacaaatggaactgtttttatccatctcaggggacgGCCATTTTGTCCTGCACTGCCACTGGATATCGACTGAGAAAGACACATCAGTCCCAAAGGGCTCAGCCTGCAAATATCACAagaccaaacccagaaaacaggTCAGCCAAGTTACCCATATGTGTGTAAATAAAGATTGGTAAAGTGGAAGTGCAGTACCCATTCAAATCCTGTACTGTACAGACTCTGAAATGAGTCCACATTTCAAATAGTTTTGAAAATGGTGTGGTTAACATGCCCCTTttgcagatttttaaaaaatgtcttgTGATGtatcaattttcattttttgcatgAGCCTACTAAAGTCCTCTGTGTGCAGACACAGTATGTACACTAGAGGGCGCCAACCGTTTTCAAACCGGTTAACTTGAGAAAGCAGAGCCACTCATGTTGGTCACCAGACATTTGCAGAACCTTTCTCCACCCAACAAACTCATGCATGGGTTTCCTTGTTTGACACTGACACCAAAAGACGGCCGATCAAGAGTTGCCATTATTCCGAGTATGCTCATAACCAGTCTCGGGAAGCCTGCTGGGCCCGATGCCATGCTTCCCAATTGCCGGCCCCTTGGCACTTCGGTTGGCATCCGTGTGCTGTGTCCACATCCCAGCAACAGCGTCAGTGATTTGGGCTGGCTCCCTCAGGTCCCCGGCCAATCATACACAGACAGAGGCAAATCATTCCCGAGGTAGCCAATAGTGAAGCTGGATGTGCAGAGTGTCATCCCTCCCTGATGGAAATTCCTTCAACCCACCGTATACACAAAACGCAGACGTTGTATACATAGTGGGAGTGTGCACATGGTAGTGTGCGTGATGGAAAGAAGAGAGAAAACAACAATCTGGAGTTTGAagtgaatgattttctttctactCCAGAGCAGAACCGGTTGAGGCCTTCCATTATTTTCTCTAGTGCGTCTCAAGTGATTCCTTTCTCATGAAGCATTGAAGCGCCAGTGCTGCAGCGCCAGTTTTGGCTCCCTCTGGCGGGCACTTTGAATAActgcatttttttcttattttccatttttaaaatgacCATATGAGTCATATCAATTGTAGTTTCGGATGTTTACTCATTGAAAAATAGGAAAGCCAAATTCGATACACCAAACTTTGTTAAGATCAACAATAAAAGTAATGATACAGTCCTAGAGCACTCAGATATTTAATTAGTCAGCAATCAGCAACCATCTCTATTGTTCTGCTATGTGACAATGTTTTCCTATATTATGCGCATACTGTACATATGTGACCGGGATCAATGCCGTTATGTAAAAAGATCTAAAAGTGATTTCAGGATTTATCAGTCTGTAAATCCTAATCTAAATTGCTGACTTGGGTTGGAGTCTTCTTATCTGCCATTT encodes the following:
- the nacc1a gene encoding nucleus accumbens associated 1, BEN and BTB (POZ) domain containing a isoform X1, which translates into the protein MAQTLQMAIPNFGNNVLECLNEQRLQGLYCDVSVVVKGHAFKAHRAVLAASSSYFRDLFSNGGGSGNEASPTVVELPPAVQPQSFQQILAFCYTGRLSMTVGDQFLLMYTAGFLQIQQIMEKGTEFFLKVSSPSCDSQGLNAEEAPPSEPQSPVTQTGSGAARPAACLTPLPLVSRVKTEQPASQPEAAAGAAHSVLCTPVAKRLWEGGSSRDGGGGGSGAGGGARKAARYSQEAVRGSAIQSPGALGLAMGMGATATMVASAGTNGTSVSGAGVSEGASPGTLSTYASDSPISYHDDEEEEEGAEDCAEEQYRQICNMYTMYSMLNMGAAGKSAGERVEALPDHTETRGRMRGRDLTCLPAELIAQIGNRCHPKLYEEGDPAEKLELVSGTSVFISRAQLMNCHVSAGTRHKVLLRRLLAAFFDRNTLANSCGTGIRSSTNDPSRKPLDNRVLHAVKFYCQNFATSFKESEMNAIAADMCTNARRVVRKSWIPKLKLLIAESDAYSAFLSDGVKAEDDTLGAEPAFDPASLEASAGAESGGSSGESLPGVSGDVGALF
- the nacc1a gene encoding nucleus accumbens associated 1, BEN and BTB (POZ) domain containing a isoform X2, with product MAQTLQMAIPNFGNNVLECLNEQRLQGLYCDVSVVVKGHAFKAHRAVLAASSSYFRDLFSNGGGSGNEASPTVVELPPAVQPQSFQQILAFCYTGRLSMTVGDQFLLMYTAGFLQIQQIMEKGTEFFLKVSSPSCDSQGLNAEEAPPSEPQSPVTQTGSGAARPAACLTPLPLVSRVKTEQPASQPEAAAGAAHSVLCTPVAKRLWEGGSSRDGGGGGSGAGGGARKAARYSQEAVRGSAIQSPGALGLAMGMGATATMVASAGTNGTSVSGAGVSEGASPGTLSTYASDSPISYHDDEEEEEGAEDCAEEQYRQICNMYTMYSMLNMGAAAAGERVEALPDHTETRGRMRGRDLTCLPAELIAQIGNRCHPKLYEEGDPAEKLELVSGTSVFISRAQLMNCHVSAGTRHKVLLRRLLAAFFDRNTLANSCGTGIRSSTNDPSRKPLDNRVLHAVKFYCQNFATSFKESEMNAIAADMCTNARRVVRKSWIPKLKLLIAESDAYSAFLSDGVKAEDDTLGAEPAFDPASLEASAGAESGGSSGESLPGVSGDVGALF